GGTATTGTGTCCGACAGTCCGCATAAAAAGATGGGCCAGTTGGGATTTTTCGTTGTCTTCCGCTACGCTCCATGCTTGGTAGGCTAGCCAGTCATCGGGCTTTTGCCATTCTTGTTGTTCTTGAGTGACGCGCTCACCCAAGTCGATGAGCCATGAGTCCAGATGGTCAGCTTGCTGATTGGCGTAACGGTCTTGAACGTAACTCCACACCGTATCCAAAGTGGTTGGAATCTCGATGTCATGATTCTTCATAATGTGCCCACCTCCATCAGTAGCCTCTCTTGATTGACCAAACTTATGCGTTGGGTTCTGAAAAGTTTTAGGCAGTCTTAGAAATATTTAGCCAACCAATGGGCCAGCGTTCTTGTGCCGTTAGAGAACCACTGGGTGACACTGACCCACAATTGTTGCCAAAAATTTAAGGGCACGCTCTGAACTTTATGCGAAATAATTGGCGGATCTAAAATCGGCCGAACTTTTTTAGCGGCTTTGTGTTTTGGCGCAATGACCGGCTTTAACGGTGCGATCGGAACAGTTTTGTGAAACTGATACTGATAACTAATGGTAATTTGCTTCTTAGCTTGAGTGGCTGTTAACGCCGAGGGGGAATAATTCCAGGTGACGGTAATATCTTTGCGAATACCGTCATATAAGCCGATATGCCAATGATCTTGCAAAGAGGCAAAATAGCCATAGGCACCCCATGTGGGATCGGCAACCACCCAACCCACACTGGGCAGGTAAAATTCTACCCATTGATGAAAGCCGCCTTGTCCACTGCCATTGCTTGTGACATATCCTCCCACAAAGCGAGCAGGAATTTTAGCAGTACGAAGCAACCCCACATATAAGTCGGCAAAATCGCTGCAAATACCCAAATGGGTTTCCGCAGTGGCCACAGCACTTCCTGAAGCTTGCAATGAGTAATTATAATGAATATTCTGCACTACCCAGTTGAAAAGAGCTTGAGCTTTTTGTTCGGGATTTTCGCCGGGTTTGATTACGGATTGATCAATTTGTTCTAGAACCGGCGAATCCGTATTGACCTGCTGTGATTCCAATTGCGGATTGGTATAGAACTTATACACAGAAGAATGGGCATTATACGGCGGATAGGTCGTGGGCAAATGATAATTTACTTCCGAAGACGTTGCCGTATATGTCAAAGTTAAATTGACAGATGTATGAGGAGCAATGGCATTCCATAAAAATGTTCCAATGAGATTTCCGTACTGATCATGATAAGTGCTTACGGGTGTTTGGCTTTCCTGGACCAATGCGACTTCGGAATAACTTGTCTCAGGAGCTAATAACACCACGGAGGCTTTGACATCGTAAGCCGTGGCATCGGTTTTATTTGATAGGGTAATTTGTTGGGTGAATGTGTAATTGGCCGGTAACGTGGGAATAGCGTCTGGCGATGCAATACTCAAATTAGTCACTGCAGCCAATGCTTCAGGTTCCCCGATGAAAATGGCGGAGAAAGCAATGATGGTACTGGGAATTAGCCATAATCTCAAATGCACTGCGTCTCCCCCTACTGAATTACCATAGTTATTATAATGTGGACCGCCTCACCCGCCAATGATAAGTTCGGATCAGATTGCCTGATTCCTTCAATTGTGACATGTTTTCATCCATCTGGCTAAGCATCGCGTTGTTCTAGCTTTGAGATACCAGACTCTCCTCGATGGTGTCCATCTGGATTGATGAGCTTCAGAGAAATGAAAAGCTTCTGGAGCGAGAAGACACATGAGAGCGCGGCCAAGGGTGGAGGACAGGGAGAAAATCCCAGCCTGCTTTTTGGACAAGCAGGCTGGGATAACCCGTCACAACCATTGCACTAGCTAACGGACTTTTTCGACTTCGGAACGAATATCCTCAAGCTTCACATAACGATCACAGGCATTTTCTAGTTCCGAGGAAATCATTCCTCGCGTGCCTACCCCGACAATTTC
The Sulfobacillus thermosulfidooxidans DNA segment above includes these coding regions:
- a CDS encoding transglutaminase-like domain-containing protein, with protein sequence MHLRLWLIPSTIIAFSAIFIGEPEALAAVTNLSIASPDAIPTLPANYTFTQQITLSNKTDATAYDVKASVVLLAPETSYSEVALVQESQTPVSTYHDQYGNLIGTFLWNAIAPHTSVNLTLTYTATSSEVNYHLPTTYPPYNAHSSVYKFYTNPQLESQQVNTDSPVLEQIDQSVIKPGENPEQKAQALFNWVVQNIHYNYSLQASGSAVATAETHLGICSDFADLYVGLLRTAKIPARFVGGYVTSNGSGQGGFHQWVEFYLPSVGWVVADPTWGAYGYFASLQDHWHIGLYDGIRKDITVTWNYSPSALTATQAKKQITISYQYQFHKTVPIAPLKPVIAPKHKAAKKVRPILDPPIISHKVQSVPLNFWQQLWVSVTQWFSNGTRTLAHWLAKYF